DNA sequence from the Streptomyces cinnabarinus genome:
GCCCGGCGACCCAGACGAAGCGGTCCAGGCCCGCGTCCCGGGCGAAGGCGGCGAACCTGGCGGCGTCCGGGACGGCGTACTTCACGCCGATCACGTTCGGGCAGGAGTCGGCGAGCTCGGCGAGCCGTTCGCCGCTCAGCCGGTCGTTGCGGATGTACGGCACGACCCCCAGCTCGGGGACCGCCTCGGCGATGGCGCGGTGGTAGTCGACCCAGCCGCCCTGCGAGACGTAGGGGTGGACGGGCTGGTGGACCATCACCATCGCCGCGCCCCGCTCCCGGGCGTGCCGGGCGGAGGCGACGGCGGTGGGCACGTCATGGCCGACGCCGACGAGGATCACTCCACGGTCGCCGGCCTCGTCGAGGGTGATCTCGGTGACGAGCTGCCGCTCCTGCGGGCCGAGGGCGTAGAACTCGCCGGTGTTGCCATTGGGGGTGAGGGTGCGGATCCCCCCGTCGAGCAGTCGACGCAGCAGGGCCCGGTGGACGTCCTGGTCGACGCTGCCGTCCTCGGCGAAGGGGGTCACCGGGATCGACACCACGTCGGCCAGGGCCGCCCGCTGGGTCTCGAACGTCTCGCTGCTCATTCCTGACCTTCCTGGTCCGAGGCGTCGGGGAACGCCCGCTCGACGAACGACGCGATATGGGCGTGCAGGGCGCGGCCCGCGCCGTCCGCGTCGCCGTCCAGGGCGAGCCGCAGGATCTCGCGGTGCTCTCCGGCCTCCCGCTCCCAGGAGGGCGAGGCGGCCCAGGCGACGGCGGAGACGAGGGCGGCCTGGTCACGGACCTCGTCGAGCATCCGGCCGAGCAGCGGGTTGCCGCAGGGCAGGTACAGCGCGCGGTGGAACTCCCGGTTGGCCAGGGAGCGTTCGGCGGTGTCGGTGGCCCGGTCGGCGCGGGTCAGCGCGTCGCGTGCGTCGTCGAGGGAGGCGCCCCGGCGCACCGCCCGCTTCAGCGCCTCGGGTTCGAGGAGCAGCCGCACGTCGTAGACCTCGCGCGCCATGTCCGCGTCCACCATGCGCACCGTGACGCCCTTGTACTGGCTCATCACCACGAGCCCGGTCCCGGCGAGCGTCTTGAGCGCCTCGCGCACCGGGGTCTTGGACACCCCGAACTGCGCGGCGAGCTCGGTCTCCACCAGAGCCTGCCCCGGCGTCAGCCGGCCGGTGAGGATACGGCGTTTGATCTCCTCCAGCACGTACTGCGTGCGGGAGGGGATCGGCGTGGGCACAGAGGTCATGCGCGCCTCTCGGATCTCACATATCGCGTCTCATATATGACGTACGAAGTACGACGCGATGAAGGTAGGAGCGCCTCCGTGTTTCGTCAATGCTTCTGACAAAGGAAAGTGAGGTTGCGTGGTTATGACCCCGGTGTCCACCCCGGATTCCGCCCGCTCAGCCCCACAGCCCGGTCCAGCAGGGGCGCGCTGTCCGGTACGGGGACGACCGGACCGAAGATCTCGCCGCGGCTCGGGTCGTCCTTCGACGCGAGCTGGAAGTCGTAGGTGGCCTGGAGGGCGGTCGGGTCGGGCGTGTACGGCTGCCCCGTGGCCCGGGCCAGGTCCCAGCCGTGGATGACCAGCTCGTCGATGGCCACGGCGCCGGCGACCCCGCCGGGCAGGTCGAAGCCGCCCGCCCGGGTCATCCCGGTCCAGGCGCCCGGGTCGCGCCAGGCGTCGGCGAGCTCGTCGAGGGCCTTCGGGAACTCCTCGCGCCAGCCGGGGCCGATGTCGGGAACGGCGTCGAAGGGGTTGGTGTCGGTCGTGCCGCCCAGGCTCTTGCGACCGGCGTCGCGGAAGGCGACGGTCAGGCCCAGCAGGTGCCCGAGCAGGTTGCGGGCCCGCAGGTCAGGGCACGGCGTCTCGTCCGTCAGCTGCTCGTCGCGCACGCCCTCGACGAGACGGGCCAGGATCTGGGTCTGGGGCCCGAGGTCGATGATCGGATCCATCATTGGCTGTTCCTCCACACTCCCGGAGTGGTCGTAAAGGGTTGACCGCCGGACCCCCGAAAACTCATCGCCGCGCCGCGTCTAAGGCACCTGCCCGATCCCAGCGCCACGTCCTTAGACCCACGATGGCCAGGCATGACGACGAAATGGACCTTGCTCCGCGTGCTGCGCGACCGCACGGCGGGGCGCTGTCTCACCGGGGTCGTGATCTCCGGGTTCGGCACCTCGGCGCTGTGGCTGGTGGCGGGCGTGTGGGTGAAGGACCTCACCGGCTCCGACGCTCTCGCCGCCCTGTGCATGCTGGCGATGTGGGCGCCCACCCTGGCGGGCCCCCTGCTCGGCACGCTCGCCGACCGCACCCGCCGAGTACCCCTGCTGATCGCCACGAACCTCCTGCTCGCGGCGCTCCTGCTGACCCTGCTCACGGTCGACTCCCCGGCCGGCCTGTGGCTCCTCCTCGCGGTCCTGTTCGTGTACGGCGCCGCGGGCGTCGTCCATGACGCGGCCGAGTCGGCCCTGGTCGCCGCCGCCGTCCCCAAGCCGCTGCTCGGCGACTTCAACGGACTGCGCATGACGGCGGGCGAGGGCATGAAGATCCTGGCCCCGCCCGCGGGCGCCGCCCTCTACACGCTCCACGGCGGCGCGAGCGTCGCCCTCCTGGACGCGCTGACCTTCCTCGCGGCCGCCGGTCTCTACGCCCTCCTGCGAGTCCAGGAGCACAGGCCGGAGCCGCCCACCACCCCCTGGCGGACCCGGACCGCCGAGGGCGCCCGCTATGTGTGGTCCCACCCCATGCTCCGCCCCCTGACCCTGGCGGGCGGCACCACCATGCTCTTCGCTGGAATCAGCGGCTCCCTGATCTACCCGGTCGTCGAGGACCTCGGCCACTCCCCCGCCTACGCGGGTGTGCTCTACGCCGTCCAGGGCGCCGGATCGGTGGCGGTGGGCCTGCTCTCCGGGCCCGCCCTGCGCCGCCTGGGCGCCCGGCGGTTCGCCGCGTACGGGATCGCCCTGTTCGGGACAGCGGCGGCACTGCGGGCCGTGCCCTCCGACGCCGTGGCCCTGGCGTGCAGCGCGGCGATCGGCGCGGGACTGCCCGCCGTACTGATCGCCGCGCTCACCCAGGTCCAGCGGCGCACGCCGGACCCGCTGCTGGGCCGGGTCACCGCCACCGCGAACACGCTGATGTTCGCCCCGAACGTGATCGGTCTCGGCGCGGGCGCGGCCCTGGTCGAGTCGGTCGGTCACCGGCCGCTGCTGGCCGTCACCGGACTCGGGCTGCTCGCGACCGCCGCGGCCCTGCTTCAGTCCCCGGCGAGTGCCGAGCGCACCAGCTCCAGATCGCCGTCGGACGCCAACCCCGCGTGATACAGCCGCACTTCCGTGGCGCCGAAGGCCCGCGCGCGGGCGATGTCATCGGCGAGGGTGCCGGGGCTGCCGCCCATCCCGGAGACGATGGTGAAGTTGGCGGCGAGGACACCCCCTCGCTCCGCGAAGGGCGTCAGCAGCCCCGCACCGCCCGTACAGGGCACGACCACACCATCGGCGACCGAGAGAATGTGCGCGGCATCCACCCCGGCATTCGCCCCGCAGTGGTACGGCACCGGGTCGGCGTGCAGCAGCACCTGGAACCCGGCCGGGGCGGCGGCGCGGACCGCGGCTACGGCCGCCTCCTGGAGCGTACGGGCGGTCCCGTCGCGCCATGCGCGCGTGGCGGCCGCGTTGTCCTCCCCGAGCAGCTTCTCCACGTCCGCCCAGCCCTCGTCGGCGGCCTCTCCCCGCCACAGCGGCTCCAGGGCGGCCCGTACGACCGTCGCCAACTCGTCGGCGTCCAGGCCCTGGGCGCCGTAACCCGCACGGCAGGTGGGGCAGAAGCAGAGGGACATCAGGTACTGCCCGGCCTCGCCGAGGCCGACCCCGCCGGTCTTGTCGTGGGCGTGCAGATGGGCGAGGCCGTACCAGCCGAGGGACTCCAGCTCGGTGCCGCGCGCGCCGGGCCGTACCGCCGCCTCGGCGGCCAGGTCGGTCAGGTACACGCGCGTGGCGGGCTGCGCGATGCAGGGGGCCCAGGGGTAGCGGTCGCCGTAGGCGTTGACGACGGAGGTGTCCGGATGCTCGGCACCCAGGCGGGAGTTGTGCGCGAGCACGACCCAGGTGTGCACGTCGAGACCGGCCTCCGCGAGGGCGTGGGCCGCCTCGCCGTAGGCGTCGCCGGGCGCCCAGTCACCGGCCGCGCAGGGCCGCAGTTCCCTGCCCTGCCAGCGGTCGTCCGTCGGGTAGAGCACGGCCGCGTGTTCGGCGGTGACGATGCGGTGGCGCGGGTGGCGGGGGGTCAACGCGCGCGTGGAGTGGTAGGCCGAGGCGAGGGTCACCCGGGACACACCGAGGGCGGCGATCCGCCCGGCCGCCTCCGGGTCGCCGTTGACGTCCCAGGGGTAGACGAATGCCGACGCCGTCACTTGCCGTCCTCCTCAAGGAGTGCGTACCCACGCTCGATCAGCAGCGCGAGCTGCTTGACATGATCCTCGGCCGGCTCGGTCAGCGGCGGCCGGACCTCCCCCACGTCGAGACCACGCAGCCGCACACCCGCCTTGACGAGCGCGACGGCGTAACCGCGGCCCTGGGCGCGCAGTTCGACGAACGGCCGGTAGAAGCCGTCCAGCAGACGCCGCACGGTGGCGTCGTCGCCGGTGCGCAGCGCCCGGTGGAAGGCGAGGGCGATCTCGGGGGCGAAGCAGAACACGGCCGAGGAGTAGAGCGTGATGCCGAGGGCGCGGTAGGCGAGCTGGGTCTGCTCGGCGGTCGGCAGTCCGTTGAAGTACAGGAAATCGCCGGGAACTTCGCTGCGTACGGCGCTGACGATCCGCTGCATGAGGTCCAGGTCGCCGATGCCGTCCTTGAGCCCGATGATGCCGTCCGTACGGGCCAGTTCGACGACCGTCTGCGGGGTGAACACGGCGTTGTCGCGCTGGTAGACGATGACGGGGAGCGCGGTGGCCGAGGCGACCTCGCGGTAGTGCCGCAGCAGCCCCTCCTGCCCGGCGAGCACCAGGTACGGCGGCATGGCGAGCAGTCCGTCGGCGCCGGCCGCCTCGGCGAGCCGGGCATAGCGCACGGCGAGCGCGGTGCCGTATCCGGCGCCCGCGACGACGGGCACCCGGCCCGCCGTCTCCGCCACGGCCACCCGGACGCACTCCTGGTACTCCTCGGGCGTCAGCGCGTGGAACTCCCCGGTGCCGCAGCAGGCGAAGACCGCGGCGGCCCCGGCGTCCACACCGCGGCGCACATGCTCGCGGAAGACGTCGTGATCGACGGCGCCGTCGGGGTCGTAGGCGGTGACCGGGAAGAACAGCGGCCCGCTGGGGATGCCGAGTCGAGCGGCGAGGTCGGCTGGCGTCACAGGCTCTCCCTAGAACGGGTGCGTGCAGGTTTCTGATCGAAGTTTATGTTTATGAACACACGCTTCGCCACCCTTGACGGGACGTGGCGATGATCCATAGCTTGTCCACGAATGTGAATACCGCGCAGTCATACAACCGTTCACTCAAGGAGACCCGAGGATGCCAGCGCCCCGCACCGTCCTGCTCACCGGCGCCGCCGGCGGCCTCGGCACCCTGATGCGGGACCTGCTCCCGGAGTACGGCTACCGGCTGCGCCTGCTGGATCTGCGGCCCGTCGAGGGCGAACCGGACGCGATCGTCGCCGACCTCGCCGACAAGGAGGCCCTGCGCGAGGCCGTCCGGGGCGTCGACGCGATCATCCACCTCGCGGGGATCTCCCTGGAAGCCCCGTTCGAGAAGATCCTCAAGGCGAACATCGAGGGCACCTACAACCTGTACGAGGCCGCCCGCGAGGAGGGCGTCGCCCGCATCGTGTTCGCCTCCTCCAACCACGCGGTCGGCTTCACCCCCCGCCCCCAGGGCGACGACCCCCTGATCCCGATCGACACCCCGCGCCGCCCGGACACCTTCTACGGCCTGTCCAAGTCCTTCGGCGAGGACCTCGCCCAGTTCTACTGGGACAAGTACGGCCTGGAGACGGTGTCGGTGCGCATCGGCTCCTGCTTCCCGGAGCCGACCAGCGTGCGCATGCTGTCGGTCTGGATGAGCCCCGGCGACGGCGCCCGTCTGCTGCACGCGGCCCTGACCGCCGAGGACGTCGGCCACACGGTCGTGCACGGCTCCTCCGCCAACACCCGCCTGTGGTGGGACCTCGCCTCGGCCCGCGCCCTCGGCTACACCCCCCAGGACGACTCCGAGCCCTACGCCGAGAAACTGATCGCCGAACAGGGCGACCTGGACCCCGCGAACGAGGCTCACGCCTACCTCGGCGGCCACTTCGTGAACGACCCGCCGATCTGGCCGTACTGACCGATCAGGACCGCGCGCGAGGCGAACGGGCAGAGAACGGGCCCGTTCGCCCCCGCATTCGGGCACCCGGCCATGACATCCCGAACAGGCCGGGAAGCGGCACAGAAGCCGACCTGGAGGGGCGCGGGGAACTGCGCGACCAGCCATAACGCACCCGCAGACGGCAGACGGCCGCCACACCCCACCCCCGACGCCCGAACGGGCACACAACGGTCAGCATCACACTGGTAACAAACCTGGTCACCGCCACACACCCGCTGTAGAAAGTCCTGCAAGAGCCCGAACGGGCAGCGCAGCGGAAGGGCGGGTGACGTAGATGAACAAGACCGCGGAAGAACGCCAACGCGAGATCATCCGCGCGGCCCGCGCCACCGGCGCCGTCGACGTCAACGCGCTGGCCGACCAGCTGGGCGTGGCCAAGGAGACCGTACGCCGAGACCTCCGCGCCCTGGAGGACCACGGCCTCGTCCGCCGCACCCACGGCGGCGCCTACCCCGTGGAGAGCGCCGGTTTCGAGACCACGCTCGCCTTCCGCGCCACCAGCCACGTACCCGAGAAGCGCAGGATCGCGGCCGCCGCGGCCGAGCTGCTCGGGGACGCCGAGACCGTCTTCGTCGACGAGGGCTTCACCCCCCAGCTCATCGCCGAGGCGCTCCCCAGGGACCGCCCGCTGACCGTCGTCACCGCGTCCCTGCCGGTCGCGGGCACGCTGGCGGAGGCGGAGCACATCTCCGTACTGCTGCTCGGCGGCCGGGTCCGGGCCGGCACGCTGGCCACCGTCGACCACTGGACGACGAAGATGCTGGCCGGCTTCGTCATCGACCTCGCCTTCATCGGCGCCAACGGCATCTCCCGCGAGCACGGCCTGACCACCCCCGACCCCGCCGTCAGCGAGGTCAAGGCACAGGCCGTACGCGCCTCGCGGCGCACCGTGTTCGCGGGCGTGCACACCAAGTTCGGCGCCGTCAGCTTCTGCCGGTTCGCGGAGGTCGGCGCGCTGGAGGCGATCGTGACGAGCACCCTGCTCCCGGCGGCCGAGGCACACCGCTACTCGTTGCTCGGCCCACAGATCATCCGCGTCTGACCCTCCCCCGACTCGTCCCGCGCGGGGCACACCCACACCCGCCCGCACCCCTTATCCCCCCATACGTCCAGGAGCGATCCATGCGAACCCAGAGCCGACGGAGGCCGCGAGCCACGCTCGCCGCGGCCGCCGCAGGGACGCTGCTCGCCCCGCTGCTCTCCGGCTGCTGGGTCGGAGCGGGCGGGGCCGGATCGGGCGGCGACTCGATCAACGTCCTCATGGTCAACAACCCCCAGATGGTGGAGCTCCAGAAGCTGGCCCCCCGCTTCACCGAAGAGACCGGCATCAAGGTCAACTTCACGGTGCTGCCCGAGAACGACGTCCGCGACAAGATCAGCCAGGACTTCGCCAACCAGGCCGGCCAGTACGACGTAGCCACGCTCTCCAACTACGAGATACCGATCTACGCCCGCAACGACTGGCTGAAGGAGATGGACTCCTACGTCGCCGAGGACCCGGCGTACGACGAGCAGGACGTCCTCGGCCCGATGCGCGAGTCCCTGACCGGCGACGACGGCAAGCTCTACGGCCAGCCCTTCTACGGCGAGTCGTCCTTCCTGATGTACCGCAAGGACGTCTTCGAGAAGGAGGGCCTGACGATGCCCGCGCACCCCACCTGGCAGCAGGTGGCGGACCTCGCCGCGCGGATCGACGGGGCCGAGCCGGACATGAAGGGCATCTGCCTGCGCGGACTGCCCGGCTGGGGCGAGGTCATGGCACCGCTCACCACCGTCGTGAACACCTTCGGCGGCACCTGGTTCGACGAGGACTGGAACGCCCGGCTCGACTCCCCGGAATGGGAAAAGGCGACGAAGTTCTATGTCGACCTGGTCCGTGAGCACGGCGAGTCCGGCGCCGCCCAGTCCGGCTTCGCCGAGTGCCTGAACAACATGACCCAGGGCAATGTCGCCATGTGGTACGACGCCACCTCCGCCGCCGGTTCCCTGGAGTCCGCCGACTCCCCGGTCAAGGGCAAGGTCGGCTACGCGCCCGCGCCGGTCGAGGAGACCGAGTCCTCCGGCTGGCTCTACACCTGGGCCTGGGGCATCCAGGAGGCGTCCCGCAACCCCGACAAGGCCTGGCAGTTCGTCTCCTGGGCGTCGAGCAAGCAGTACGAGCAACTGGTCGGCGACGAGATCGGCTGGTCCAGCGTCCCGGCGGGCAAGCGCGCCTCCACCTACGCCAACCCCGACTACCGCGCGGAGGCCGCCGCCTTCCAGGAGATGACCAAGGAGGCCATCGAGGGCGCCCGCCCGAACGACCCGGGGGTGCAGCCGCGTCCGGCACCCGGCATCCAGTTCGTCGGCATCCCCGAGTTCACCGATCTCGGCACCAAGGTCTCCCAGGAGATCAGCGCGGCCATCGCCGGACGGCAGTCCGTCGAGTCGGCCCTGGAGAAGTCGCAGTCGCTCGCCGAGAAGATCTCCGAGGAGTACGAGGGACGATGACCGCCACGACCACCGCTCCGATCGCCGCACCCTCCGTACGCGCGGAGAAGCGTCCCCCCTCGGACCGACTGCGCGCCTGGGCGACCCGCGCCCCGCTCCTG
Encoded proteins:
- a CDS encoding TIGR03086 family metal-binding protein — protein: MDPIIDLGPQTQILARLVEGVRDEQLTDETPCPDLRARNLLGHLLGLTVAFRDAGRKSLGGTTDTNPFDAVPDIGPGWREEFPKALDELADAWRDPGAWTGMTRAGGFDLPGGVAGAVAIDELVIHGWDLARATGQPYTPDPTALQATYDFQLASKDDPSRGEIFGPVVPVPDSAPLLDRAVGLSGRNPGWTPGS
- a CDS encoding DeoR/GlpR family DNA-binding transcription regulator, giving the protein MNKTAEERQREIIRAARATGAVDVNALADQLGVAKETVRRDLRALEDHGLVRRTHGGAYPVESAGFETTLAFRATSHVPEKRRIAAAAAELLGDAETVFVDEGFTPQLIAEALPRDRPLTVVTASLPVAGTLAEAEHISVLLLGGRVRAGTLATVDHWTTKMLAGFVIDLAFIGANGISREHGLTTPDPAVSEVKAQAVRASRRTVFAGVHTKFGAVSFCRFAEVGALEAIVTSTLLPAAEAHRYSLLGPQIIRV
- a CDS encoding ABC transporter substrate-binding protein, with protein sequence MRTQSRRRPRATLAAAAAGTLLAPLLSGCWVGAGGAGSGGDSINVLMVNNPQMVELQKLAPRFTEETGIKVNFTVLPENDVRDKISQDFANQAGQYDVATLSNYEIPIYARNDWLKEMDSYVAEDPAYDEQDVLGPMRESLTGDDGKLYGQPFYGESSFLMYRKDVFEKEGLTMPAHPTWQQVADLAARIDGAEPDMKGICLRGLPGWGEVMAPLTTVVNTFGGTWFDEDWNARLDSPEWEKATKFYVDLVREHGESGAAQSGFAECLNNMTQGNVAMWYDATSAAGSLESADSPVKGKVGYAPAPVEETESSGWLYTWAWGIQEASRNPDKAWQFVSWASSKQYEQLVGDEIGWSSVPAGKRASTYANPDYRAEAAAFQEMTKEAIEGARPNDPGVQPRPAPGIQFVGIPEFTDLGTKVSQEISAAIAGRQSVESALEKSQSLAEKISEEYEGR
- a CDS encoding dihydrodipicolinate synthase family protein yields the protein MSSETFETQRAALADVVSIPVTPFAEDGSVDQDVHRALLRRLLDGGIRTLTPNGNTGEFYALGPQERQLVTEITLDEAGDRGVILVGVGHDVPTAVASARHARERGAAMVMVHQPVHPYVSQGGWVDYHRAIAEAVPELGVVPYIRNDRLSGERLAELADSCPNVIGVKYAVPDAARFAAFARDAGLDRFVWVAGLAEPYAPSYFSAGATGFTSGLVNVAPAISLNMIEALRSGDYPAAMKVWEQIRRFEELRAASGSANNVTVVKEALASLGLCRREVRPPSKPLPESERAEVAAIAAGWSV
- a CDS encoding NAD-dependent epimerase/dehydratase family protein gives rise to the protein MPAPRTVLLTGAAGGLGTLMRDLLPEYGYRLRLLDLRPVEGEPDAIVADLADKEALREAVRGVDAIIHLAGISLEAPFEKILKANIEGTYNLYEAAREEGVARIVFASSNHAVGFTPRPQGDDPLIPIDTPRRPDTFYGLSKSFGEDLAQFYWDKYGLETVSVRIGSCFPEPTSVRMLSVWMSPGDGARLLHAALTAEDVGHTVVHGSSANTRLWWDLASARALGYTPQDDSEPYAEKLIAEQGDLDPANEAHAYLGGHFVNDPPIWPY
- a CDS encoding MFS transporter, with the protein product MTTKWTLLRVLRDRTAGRCLTGVVISGFGTSALWLVAGVWVKDLTGSDALAALCMLAMWAPTLAGPLLGTLADRTRRVPLLIATNLLLAALLLTLLTVDSPAGLWLLLAVLFVYGAAGVVHDAAESALVAAAVPKPLLGDFNGLRMTAGEGMKILAPPAGAALYTLHGGASVALLDALTFLAAAGLYALLRVQEHRPEPPTTPWRTRTAEGARYVWSHPMLRPLTLAGGTTMLFAGISGSLIYPVVEDLGHSPAYAGVLYAVQGAGSVAVGLLSGPALRRLGARRFAAYGIALFGTAAALRAVPSDAVALACSAAIGAGLPAVLIAALTQVQRRTPDPLLGRVTATANTLMFAPNVIGLGAGAALVESVGHRPLLAVTGLGLLATAAALLQSPASAERTSSRSPSDANPA
- a CDS encoding GntR family transcriptional regulator, with protein sequence MTSVPTPIPSRTQYVLEEIKRRILTGRLTPGQALVETELAAQFGVSKTPVREALKTLAGTGLVVMSQYKGVTVRMVDADMAREVYDVRLLLEPEALKRAVRRGASLDDARDALTRADRATDTAERSLANREFHRALYLPCGNPLLGRMLDEVRDQAALVSAVAWAASPSWEREAGEHREILRLALDGDADGAGRALHAHIASFVERAFPDASDQEGQE
- a CDS encoding 5-dehydro-4-deoxyglucarate dehydratase is translated as MTPADLAARLGIPSGPLFFPVTAYDPDGAVDHDVFREHVRRGVDAGAAAVFACCGTGEFHALTPEEYQECVRVAVAETAGRVPVVAGAGYGTALAVRYARLAEAAGADGLLAMPPYLVLAGQEGLLRHYREVASATALPVIVYQRDNAVFTPQTVVELARTDGIIGLKDGIGDLDLMQRIVSAVRSEVPGDFLYFNGLPTAEQTQLAYRALGITLYSSAVFCFAPEIALAFHRALRTGDDATVRRLLDGFYRPFVELRAQGRGYAVALVKAGVRLRGLDVGEVRPPLTEPAEDHVKQLALLIERGYALLEEDGK